The Spirochaetota bacterium sequence AAACCTGGGGGACCGGTGGGCGAAGCCGATACGGCTTCCCGGCGCGGTGAACTCCCCGCACCACGAGCGCTCGCCCAGCCTGAGTCCGGATCTGCTCACCATCTACTACACGACCTGGCCGTTCGGAGATGTCACCAAGGCGTTCATCATGAAAGCCGAGTACGTTGACGGCGAATTCGTGAATCCGACCCCCCTCCCCGCCTCCGTGAACGCGCGCGCCGCCGATACGAGCCCCATGCCCTCGCCCAACGGAAAGGGGCTATATTTTTCGTCGCTTCGTCCCGGCGGGCAGGGGGGATGGGATATCTGGTACGCGCCCGTCGACAAGGGGATATTCGGCACCCCCGTGAACCTGGGTCCGGGGATCAATTCGAAGCAGAACGAGGTACAGCCTGCGTTCGCGGGAGCCGTGTTCTATTTCTGTTCGAACCGCCCCGACGGCCTCGGGCTGTACGACATTTACGCCGCGGGTATCGCGGAGCAGGGGATCGCGGTTACCGTGCGCGATCGAAAGTCGAAGGCGCCGCTTTCCGTGGAGCTCAGCATCTCCTCGAAAACCAGGAAGAGCGAGGAGGAAACGGTCACGCGGCATCTCAAAAAGCGCACCGACGCGCGCGGCGAAGCAATGCTGAAACCCGGTCCCGGGGAGGACGAGCTCGAGATCGCCATCACCGAAAAGGGCTACCTGCCCTTCTTCAGGGAAATCGATGTCCCGGCCGTGAAGGGGGAGCCGCAGTTGATTGAACTGGCGCCCATCGAAAAGAATGCGAGTTTCGACGTGCACGCGATCCACTTCGATTTCGAATCGTCGCGCATAACGCCGGAGTCGTTCCCCTACCTTGACGCGCTCGCCGAGTTCCTCCGCGCGAACCAGTCCGTGCGCTTCGAGATTATCGGGCACACGGACCTGCACGGCGACGATGCGCTGAACGATCGCCTGAGCCTCGAGCGGGCACAGGCGGTCAGGGATTATCTGGCCGCCCGCGGGCTGGACGCGCGGCGCTTCGAGGCGCGCGGCGCCGGTAAACGGGAGCCCCTGGCCCCCGGGATATCGGACGAATCCGACCGCAAGAACCGGCGCACCGAATTCAAGGTGATCGATAAATAGGGTTCCCGTGGATACGCGCGGTCATTACGAAACCCATCTCGCGGCGCACTACAGCTGGATTTACGGCGGCTTCGATGCGCAGTATGCCCGGAATACGGATTTTTTCGCGTCGCGCGCCATCGTGCCGCGGTCCACGGGCGTCGCGATCGATCTCGGGTGCGGGTCCGGCTTCCAGTCGATACCGCTCGCGGAGGCGGGCTTTCACGTGCTCGCGGTCGATTTCAGCGCGAAGCTCCTCGGGGAGCTCCGGGAGAGGGCCGGCGGTCTCGCGATTCAAACCATTGAATCGGACCTGCTCGACTTCGAATCCTACAAGGGAAGGTCTCCTGAGATCATCGTCTGTATGGGGGACACCCTGACGCACCTGGCCTCGATTGACGACGTGGAGGCCCTCTTAGCGCGGGCCCATTCCGAGCTCGTTCCCGGCGGAAGGCTCCTGCTCACCTTCCGGGACCTTAGCGTCGAGTTGAAGGGGTCCGATAGATTCATCCCGGTTCAAAGCGAGAGGGACCGTATCTTCACCTGCGTCCTGGAATACGGGACGATGCATGTCATCGTCAACGACCTGGTGCACGAAAGAACAGACCAGGGGTGGAAAATGTCCGTAAGCTCGTACGAGAAACTTCGTACACCGCCGGGACTGGTCCATGACCGCATGACCTCAATGGGCTTCAGGATACTGGAATACGAAAACGAGAAAGGCATGGTCACACTGATTGGCGGGAAGGAATAAAAAACCCGGGACATGCGCCCCGGGTTTTTTGCGTTGCCGATTGACCGTTCAGCAGACTTTGAACGTACCGATCTCCCTGTCGCCCTCGACCACGTGCACCGCACAGGCGATGCAGGGATCGAAGCTGCGCACCACGCGGGCCGCCTCGATGGGATTCTTGTTGTCCGCGATGGGCGTACCGATAAGCGCCTGCTCGACGGGGCCGGGGGTTCCCTTGTCGTCGCGCGGACCGCAGAACCATGTCGTGGGAACCACGCACTGGTAATTGGCGATCTTCTTGTTTTCAACCACGATCCAGTGACCCAGTGCTCCGCGGGCGGCTTCGACAAGCCCCTCGCCCTCGCCTTTTTCGGGGATTTCATAGGTTGACCGCGGGGCTTTCCCGATCTCGAGCTCGTCCAGCCACACCTTCGCCTCCTGGCAGATAAGCTTGCACTCGATGGCGCGGCTCGTGTGACGGCCGAGCACCGAGAAGACCGCGCCCAGGTCCGCGTTAAAGAGCTTGAGAAGGCCGTCGACCTCGCCCTTGACGAATGCGTTGCCCGAAAGATAAGAAACCACCACGCGGGCAAGGGGTCCTACTTCCATGCCGGCCCCGGCGTACCGGGGCGCCTTGAGCCAGGTGTAGGCGCCGCCCTTGTGGGGGTCCGGCTCGGTCTGGCCCTTGAGCGGGTGCAGGTCGCTGCCTGAGTTGTAGCGCGCGTACCGGACCTGTTCCTTGATGAGCGAGGTGTCCAGGGCCTTGAGCTTTCCATCCACATACACGCCGCGCTCCATGGTGAACTTCATGGCATCCACGTCCTTGTCCCAGAGACCGTAGGACATCATGTTCGTGAATTTGCCGAGCTTGAAGTATTCGGAAAAAGCCTTGGCGACGGCGATCACGTCGTTCATGTAAACCTTGTTGACGAACTCCTCAACCTCCTTGAGGTTTTTCCTGTATTCGCGTATCAGGCTCCGCGTCGGGACCTGGGTCACGCCGCCGGGCACGAGGCCCATCAGGTGCGGTACCCTGCCGCCGAACGCGGTCACCATCTTGTGCGCCTTGAGCCGTATATCCAGCGCCTGCAGGTAATGGGCTATGGCGTCGACATTGAGGGTCTGGTCCTTGATGTAAAAGTCCCCCTCGTAGCGCGGGAGAAAGGGCGCCGCCGTGGTGATTTCATCCGGCTGTCCCTTCTTGGACTTGATCTCGTCGAGAACCCACTCCTTCACCGCGAGGAGCTTCGCGTCGCCGCCCTTGTAGTTCACGATCGCCTTGATGTCGACGAAGTCCAGCGCGGCGAGATGATAAAAATGCAGGATATGAGACTGCAGGTAATTTGCGCCCAGGACAAGGTTCCGGAGCAGCATGCCGTTCTTGTTGGGCTTGTTCTTGAACGCGGCGTCAAGGCACTTGCTCGAGGCGATGCCGTGCGACACCGGGCACACCCCGCAGATGCGCTGGGTGATCTGGTTCGCGTCGACGGGGTTTCTGCCCCTGAGTATTTTTTCATACCCGCGGAACATGTCCCCCTTGCTCTTCGCCTCGACGACCTTTCCGCCCTGTACGTCGAGCTCTATGGAAAGGTGCCCTTCTATCCGGGTGATCGGGTCTATCAGAACTCTAGCCATTGATGGTTCCTCCGTTTTTCAGATTGAGCACCGCGGTGCGGATATCCGCGTTCTCGATCTTCATGATCTCGCCCGCGTCAGCCTTGAGGTGCTTGTATATACCGCGGCTCCCGGTGTCGGGAAATACGGGTTCCGTACAGCCGATGCAGCCCGAGCCGCATCCGGTGCACGAATTGACGCCGCCCAGCCATTTGCGCCTGGGGATGTCGCAATTGGAATCCATGCCAAGGCATCCAAGCAGGTAAAGGCAGCCCTTCTCGCCCCACGACTTCGCGAAACGGCCGCGTTTGTAGTCGGGAAGGTTTTCGCACTGCTCATGCACGGTTCTCCCGAAGTATTTTTTAGGACGGTTGTATTCGTCCAGGTCGAGTTTTCCTGTCGTAAGAAAATCCACCAGCGTCCCAATCATCCAGTCCGGATGAGGCGGACAGCCTGGAATGTTCACCACGGTTTTCCCCTTGAAAAGGTCCTGTGCGCCCTTCGCGCCGGTGGGATTGTCGCCGGTCTCACGTATTTTCGCGCCCGGAATGCCGCCGAATGCCGCGCAGGTTCCGGCGGAGATGATCGCTTTCGCGTTCTTTCCGAGCTCGCGCACCCATTCGCGCGCACCCACGTATTTGCCGTCGACCTCGCCTATGGTGCAGTATTCGTCGGACTTGGTGGGAATGGAGCCTTCGACGATCAGGACGAAATCCTTGCGCTGAGTCTTTACCGCGTTCTCAAGCACACTCACCGCGGCATCTCCCGTGCCCCCCACGAGCGTCTGGTGATAGTTGAGGCTGATGCCCTGGGTAATGACGCTCGCTATGTCGGGATCGATCGCGTTGAGCAGCGAAATCGAGCATCCGGAACAGGCCTGCGCCTGTAGCCAGATTACGTTGGTTCTCTTCGCGGCCTCCATGAGCGCCTTCTTGCATCCTTCGAGTACCACGCCCGAAACGCCCAGCGCAACGGCGCTTCCTCCCATAATCTTTAAGAAATCCCTTCTGTTGAATGACATTAAAAACCTCCTCGCATGTTATTGCCGCGCCGCTTCCAGGATCACGTCTATGGCCCGGGGGACGGATTCAAGGACGGACGCGCTTATGGATATGTCAAATGTTGCGACATCCTCGGGGACTACCCCCACGATCTCGACCTCCGGATCGCAGCCCGAGAGACTCAGGTGACGCAGTATCTCGGCGATTCCCACCTCGTGCAGGGACATCCGTGCGGGATCGAAACGTGCATGATCGGCGGGAAAGCGATAGATGCTGCCGGGATCATCTTCCGCCTTGAGCGCATCGACGATAATGATCCTGTCGTATCCCTGCATATAGGGAACGAGATCGAAGCCGGCCGTTCCCCCGTCGAGAACGTCGACGTTTCGGGGCAGCGCCACGCCCGTTTCGATGATCCGGTTTACGATATACACGCCGATACCGTCATCGCTCATGAGGGTGTTGCCGATCCCGAGTATGAGTACCGTCTTCATTACTTTTCCTGGTGCGGCCCCGGCTCTGCCTTGTGGCAGTCCTGGCACATGGTGGGGGCTTTGCTCGATTTGTCCTTCATGTGACAGCCGATGCAGAAGTCATGCATGGTGGTATCGCCGCTTTTCCCCTTGTGGCAAACCGCGCACTGTTTGATGCGGTCATCATTGTTCACCTTGTGGTGGCAGAGTTTGCACTCTATTCTCTTCGCCTCATGCTTCGAATGTGAAAACAGGACCGACGAAACATAATTGTTGGTCCGCTTCACCCCCGCCTTGAGGTCCGCCTCGGTGATAAATTTGTTGATATCGGTAATGGTGACGACGTCGGTGGGACTGGGATTGATCGCTTCGATAGGGCCGCTGCATGCGCTAAAAGCGAGGGCGCAGGCGGCCAGAATCACCGGCACGAAAAATCTGGATCGGCCTGATAAATAGTTCACGCACATACCTCCTTGATGGAATGAAATGAGTCAGAAAAATACGTCAGTTCCGGGGATTGATGAATAAGTTAATAATAATGTTCCCGGACCAAAATTTCAACGTTGATCAAGGTGGCGGAAGGAG is a genomic window containing:
- a CDS encoding class I SAM-dependent methyltransferase, with protein sequence MNRVPVDTRGHYETHLAAHYSWIYGGFDAQYARNTDFFASRAIVPRSTGVAIDLGCGSGFQSIPLAEAGFHVLAVDFSAKLLGELRERAGGLAIQTIESDLLDFESYKGRSPEIIVCMGDTLTHLASIDDVEALLARAHSELVPGGRLLLTFRDLSVELKGSDRFIPVQSERDRIFTCVLEYGTMHVIVNDLVHERTDQGWKMSVSSYEKLRTPPGLVHDRMTSMGFRILEYENEKGMVTLIGGKE
- a CDS encoding nickel-dependent hydrogenase large subunit, with amino-acid sequence MARVLIDPITRIEGHLSIELDVQGGKVVEAKSKGDMFRGYEKILRGRNPVDANQITQRICGVCPVSHGIASSKCLDAAFKNKPNKNGMLLRNLVLGANYLQSHILHFYHLAALDFVDIKAIVNYKGGDAKLLAVKEWVLDEIKSKKGQPDEITTAAPFLPRYEGDFYIKDQTLNVDAIAHYLQALDIRLKAHKMVTAFGGRVPHLMGLVPGGVTQVPTRSLIREYRKNLKEVEEFVNKVYMNDVIAVAKAFSEYFKLGKFTNMMSYGLWDKDVDAMKFTMERGVYVDGKLKALDTSLIKEQVRYARYNSGSDLHPLKGQTEPDPHKGGAYTWLKAPRYAGAGMEVGPLARVVVSYLSGNAFVKGEVDGLLKLFNADLGAVFSVLGRHTSRAIECKLICQEAKVWLDELEIGKAPRSTYEIPEKGEGEGLVEAARGALGHWIVVENKKIANYQCVVPTTWFCGPRDDKGTPGPVEQALIGTPIADNKNPIEAARVVRSFDPCIACAVHVVEGDREIGTFKVC
- a CDS encoding iron hydrogenase — translated: MSFNRRDFLKIMGGSAVALGVSGVVLEGCKKALMEAAKRTNVIWLQAQACSGCSISLLNAIDPDIASVITQGISLNYHQTLVGGTGDAAVSVLENAVKTQRKDFVLIVEGSIPTKSDEYCTIGEVDGKYVGAREWVRELGKNAKAIISAGTCAAFGGIPGAKIRETGDNPTGAKGAQDLFKGKTVVNIPGCPPHPDWMIGTLVDFLTTGKLDLDEYNRPKKYFGRTVHEQCENLPDYKRGRFAKSWGEKGCLYLLGCLGMDSNCDIPRRKWLGGVNSCTGCGSGCIGCTEPVFPDTGSRGIYKHLKADAGEIMKIENADIRTAVLNLKNGGTING
- a CDS encoding hydrogenase maturation protease, with product MKTVLILGIGNTLMSDDGIGVYIVNRIIETGVALPRNVDVLDGGTAGFDLVPYMQGYDRIIIVDALKAEDDPGSIYRFPADHARFDPARMSLHEVGIAEILRHLSLSGCDPEVEIVGVVPEDVATFDISISASVLESVPRAIDVILEAARQ